From Shewanella psychrophila, a single genomic window includes:
- a CDS encoding sensor histidine kinase, with translation MDKSKTHLFIWLTIGISLFVHAAALIISNTILELYVWPLPEAHSSIEMFGSAIALFLALLLIVFEKSGRGTSHNIEIACAMIAMGTLDGFHAIVEVGQQFVWLHSLATLAGGLLFSSFLLTKGGLSNNFKAPWITLALSILVGLLSLVYEPLIPIMVIDGKFTLAAMGLNIVGGIGFFIAAFKLIQTNQKTNNINDLLFSMHCLLFGAAAIMFEQSALWDLAWWGWHLLRLMAYLVAVIFLILEGLVILKELKHYQRNLEATVLDRTQDLENANQNLNRALIELTATQDQLIQREKMASLGELVAGVAHEINTPIGVGVTSTSFLEQNVQRISRAYKANELSSEELESFIDTTEQTCELLTSNLRRAALLVSSFKLVAVEPSDVKMREFKVKEYLDGIIFSINDSVKDQRYRVILDCDPNLVIVSKPCTLSKIIRNLILNSVHHAFNFDGNADDSSKDAISKGLINISIDCCDDEVHLIYRDNGIGLTDEQKQKIFNPFYTTSRNCGRVGLGAHVIYNQVLQGLKGSIEVSSKFNQGTRFDIRFNVKGKQTLLNNSI, from the coding sequence TTGGATAAATCTAAAACGCATCTGTTTATTTGGTTAACCATAGGCATTAGTCTATTTGTTCACGCTGCCGCACTGATTATTAGCAACACAATTCTAGAACTCTATGTCTGGCCACTGCCGGAGGCTCATTCATCTATCGAGATGTTCGGCTCTGCTATCGCCCTATTTCTTGCGCTCTTACTCATCGTCTTTGAGAAAAGCGGCCGGGGAACCAGCCACAATATTGAAATTGCCTGCGCTATGATAGCCATGGGGACATTGGATGGGTTTCACGCAATCGTCGAAGTTGGCCAACAATTTGTTTGGCTACACAGTTTAGCCACTCTGGCTGGCGGCCTGTTATTCTCCTCGTTTTTACTGACTAAGGGTGGCTTATCAAATAATTTCAAGGCACCTTGGATAACACTGGCACTTTCTATCTTAGTTGGCCTACTTAGCCTTGTATATGAGCCGTTAATTCCTATCATGGTTATTGATGGAAAGTTTACTCTAGCGGCTATGGGGCTCAATATTGTTGGCGGCATTGGATTCTTTATTGCTGCGTTTAAACTGATACAAACTAACCAAAAAACCAATAATATTAATGACCTGCTCTTTAGCATGCACTGTTTGTTATTTGGCGCCGCTGCGATCATGTTTGAGCAATCGGCATTATGGGATCTTGCATGGTGGGGCTGGCACTTGCTCAGATTGATGGCATACCTTGTCGCCGTCATTTTTTTAATCTTAGAAGGTCTGGTGATATTAAAAGAGCTGAAACACTATCAGCGCAATTTAGAAGCCACCGTTCTCGATAGAACTCAAGATCTTGAAAATGCTAATCAGAATTTAAATCGCGCATTGATAGAGCTAACAGCCACCCAAGATCAACTGATCCAGCGAGAGAAAATGGCATCCCTTGGTGAGTTAGTTGCAGGCGTTGCCCACGAGATCAATACCCCCATAGGTGTCGGCGTCACCTCAACCTCTTTTCTTGAGCAAAATGTCCAAAGGATCAGTCGAGCCTATAAGGCTAATGAGCTGTCATCTGAAGAGCTAGAAAGCTTTATCGATACAACTGAGCAAACTTGCGAGTTGCTGACCTCAAATCTGCGCCGGGCAGCCTTGCTGGTCAGCAGTTTCAAACTCGTTGCCGTAGAACCTTCAGATGTGAAAATGAGAGAGTTTAAAGTTAAGGAATATCTCGATGGGATAATTTTTTCAATCAATGATTCGGTTAAAGATCAGCGCTATAGAGTCATCTTAGATTGCGACCCCAATTTAGTCATAGTGAGCAAGCCTTGTACGCTATCGAAAATAATCAGAAATCTTATTCTCAATTCAGTCCATCACGCATTTAACTTTGACGGCAATGCCGATGACAGCTCAAAGGACGCCATTAGCAAAGGGCTTATCAATATCTCAATAGACTGCTGTGATGACGAGGTTCACTTAATATATCGGGACAACGGCATAGGATTAACTGATGAGCAGAAACAGAAAATATTCAATCCTTTCTATACCACTAGCCGCAACTGTGGCAGGGTCGGTCTAGGCGCACACGTCATCTACAATCAGGTTTTACAAGGGTTAAAAGGCTCGATAGAAGTCAGCAGTAAGTTTAATCAAGGAACCAGATTTGATATTAGGTTCAATGTTAAGGGCAAACAAACCTTGTTGAACAACTCAATATAA
- a CDS encoding flavin-containing monooxygenase, translated as MKEFIIIGAGQSGLSMAYNLSKNNKDYLILDANEHIGAPWLKRWDSLKLFTPTEYNHLPGMLFPFPKGYYPNKYEVADYLKSYVEKFSIPIEFNQRITSVRKVNGIFEITSETGRYQAKQIIIATGPFHTPYTPPCHADIAENVLQLHSEHYKNPQQLQDGDCLVVGAGDSGVQILSEIAATGRTVHFSGTDKITAIPQSLLGKTLWWWFTKIGFLSVTRFSRIGKWLSKGVQPVIGTDVKTLLARKNVIHMGRTLSADQTSIKFQKGSISTIKNIIWATGFKPNFFWIENITFDEMNYPSNYRGISDDVGGLYFIGLPWLYTRGSATLGGVWRDAEYLMTHIQKNHDDDRATVTEHSPYLTNSEAVVEAVVEGVRKEVATLK; from the coding sequence ATGAAAGAATTTATCATTATTGGCGCAGGGCAGTCTGGACTGTCTATGGCGTATAACTTATCGAAAAATAATAAAGATTACCTAATTTTAGACGCCAATGAACACATAGGTGCGCCCTGGTTAAAACGCTGGGATTCGTTAAAGTTGTTTACCCCTACAGAATATAACCATCTTCCGGGTATGTTATTTCCTTTTCCTAAAGGGTATTACCCCAATAAATATGAAGTGGCAGACTATTTAAAAAGTTATGTTGAAAAATTTTCTATCCCCATTGAATTTAATCAAAGAATCACCTCAGTAAGAAAAGTGAATGGCATTTTTGAAATAACCAGTGAAACGGGCCGTTATCAGGCTAAACAGATCATTATTGCCACGGGTCCCTTCCATACACCATACACACCCCCTTGCCATGCTGATATCGCTGAAAATGTGCTTCAATTACACAGTGAACACTACAAAAACCCACAACAGCTGCAAGATGGAGACTGTTTAGTGGTAGGTGCCGGAGATTCAGGGGTACAAATTTTATCTGAAATTGCAGCGACTGGACGCACCGTGCATTTCTCTGGAACCGATAAAATCACGGCTATACCACAGTCATTATTAGGCAAAACCTTATGGTGGTGGTTCACTAAAATAGGCTTTTTATCGGTGACACGTTTTAGCAGAATTGGTAAATGGTTGAGTAAGGGTGTGCAACCGGTTATTGGTACCGACGTGAAGACATTGCTGGCAAGAAAGAATGTGATCCATATGGGGAGAACGTTATCGGCAGACCAGACAAGTATAAAATTTCAAAAAGGCAGCATCAGCACCATCAAAAATATTATCTGGGCGACAGGGTTTAAACCCAACTTTTTCTGGATTGAAAATATCACTTTTGATGAGATGAACTACCCGAGTAATTATCGTGGGATCAGTGATGATGTTGGTGGATTGTATTTTATTGGACTACCATGGCTATATACCCGAGGCTCAGCAACCTTAGGTGGTGTATGGAGAGATGCAGAATATTTGATGACCCATATCCAGAAAAATCACGATGATGATCGTGCCACAGTCACCGAACACTCACCGTATCTGACAAATTCAGAAGCTGTTGTTGAAGCCGTTGTTGAAGGTGTAAGAAAAGAGGTTGCAACGCTGAAATAA
- a CDS encoding protein-disulfide isomerase translates to MTQELFTELPLSDPETPISENDSKDLYFIFDSHCPWSYAATPLVNALHEAYPEMNIHLLHSAHYNGTDSAGEEQMEEVAKLTGLKFGRDHIRYVNSPKSSLKTANLMGWMQSKQPKKVLAVLNALQRAHFIEGNPLDTKHDFNDVVEKFKLSPSNKVYKDDLSSEAEYVLSDIAEIQEMIGTSSFPALVMTLGDHGIFVDHSKYLSNPEGVVAAVEKEIAALK, encoded by the coding sequence ATGACCCAAGAACTGTTTACCGAGCTGCCTCTCTCTGATCCTGAGACTCCTATCTCTGAAAATGATAGCAAGGATCTGTATTTTATCTTTGATTCCCATTGCCCATGGAGCTACGCGGCCACACCTTTGGTCAACGCACTTCATGAAGCTTACCCTGAGATGAATATTCACCTGCTGCATAGCGCCCATTACAATGGCACAGATAGCGCAGGCGAAGAGCAAATGGAAGAAGTTGCGAAACTGACCGGGCTTAAGTTTGGCAGAGATCACATTCGTTACGTTAACAGCCCTAAGAGTTCGCTCAAAACGGCAAACTTGATGGGATGGATGCAGAGCAAGCAGCCGAAGAAAGTGTTGGCAGTGCTCAATGCCTTACAACGAGCACACTTCATCGAAGGTAATCCGCTAGATACTAAGCATGATTTCAATGACGTGGTTGAAAAGTTCAAGTTGTCACCCTCAAATAAAGTCTACAAAGATGACTTGAGCAGTGAAGCTGAATACGTATTATCAGATATCGCCGAGATCCAAGAGATGATAGGCACTAGCTCATTTCCGGCATTGGTCATGACCTTAGGCGATCATGGCATTTTTGTGGATCACTCTAAGTACCTAAGCAACCCAGAAGGTGTGGTCGCAGCGGTAGAAAAAGAGATCGCCGCGCTTAAATAG
- a CDS encoding diguanylate cyclase produces the protein MLQTRELHAVDIMIDQHLQQLAISNYDYAVWDESYEFIQYPTRAFINANFLDDTFTSLKIDGAVFVGKNKQIQWERGFDYIEEHALNDELLDVVTADIINITYPTSSQTDNVPQKKGFISTRYGPVMFASTQLRQSDRSGQQVGMLLFFRKIRLSFIDQLAVFSQLSISQGDINSLQSTDHLPEISASLVDEPFSLTRQRVIKDINGNPIILLNIRHQHNDPPPFFSHTLLIILIVLIMLPFILQGIVYFQLIRPLTRGITNIVHMIHRGELSPLTETSTIVDFQKLITSFNQLVSIVNQQQQALEALALKDGLTGIANRRAFEHHLSLSWSLTQRNTLPLAIVMLDIDFFKHYNDNLGHQAGDAAIRQVAATLSQNLGRNDDMVARYGGEEFAIILINTDIPQVKSLMNKLLLAVRELAISHPQSSVSSQLTISLGAAVTTQFECSSVDELLQHADQALYLAKSAGRNNAMLWRSSSP, from the coding sequence ATGTTGCAAACACGGGAACTACACGCGGTAGACATCATGATCGACCAGCACTTACAACAACTGGCGATCAGCAATTATGACTACGCGGTGTGGGATGAAAGCTATGAGTTTATCCAATACCCCACACGTGCATTCATTAACGCAAACTTCCTTGATGATACCTTCACCTCATTGAAAATTGACGGTGCAGTTTTTGTTGGGAAAAACAAACAAATACAATGGGAGCGTGGGTTTGACTATATTGAAGAGCATGCCCTGAATGATGAACTCTTGGATGTAGTGACAGCAGATATCATCAATATAACCTATCCTACGTCCTCTCAAACCGACAATGTTCCTCAAAAAAAAGGGTTTATTAGCACCCGGTATGGTCCGGTTATGTTTGCCTCAACCCAACTCAGACAGTCCGATCGTTCCGGGCAGCAGGTAGGCATGCTATTGTTTTTTCGTAAAATTAGACTGTCATTTATTGATCAACTGGCGGTTTTTTCTCAACTGAGCATAAGCCAGGGGGACATAAATTCACTGCAAAGCACAGATCACCTTCCAGAAATATCAGCATCATTAGTCGATGAACCCTTCAGCCTGACTCGGCAGAGGGTGATTAAAGACATTAACGGAAACCCCATAATCCTGTTAAATATACGCCATCAGCATAATGATCCCCCGCCTTTTTTTAGTCACACGCTACTGATAATATTGATTGTACTGATCATGCTGCCTTTTATACTGCAAGGGATTGTTTATTTTCAACTTATTCGACCATTAACCAGAGGTATCACCAATATCGTCCACATGATCCATCGGGGTGAACTGAGCCCATTAACAGAGACGTCCACGATTGTAGACTTTCAAAAATTGATCACCAGTTTCAATCAACTCGTTAGTATTGTTAATCAGCAACAACAAGCCCTGGAGGCTTTAGCGCTTAAAGATGGTCTCACTGGGATCGCAAATAGACGGGCTTTTGAACACCATCTGTCGTTAAGCTGGTCTCTGACTCAACGTAATACACTGCCTCTGGCTATAGTGATGCTTGATATCGATTTTTTTAAACATTATAACGATAATCTTGGTCATCAGGCTGGAGATGCTGCAATTCGTCAGGTGGCGGCCACGTTATCGCAAAACCTTGGACGTAATGATGATATGGTCGCCAGATACGGAGGTGAAGAGTTTGCGATTATACTCATCAACACAGACATCCCCCAAGTGAAAAGCCTGATGAACAAGCTACTACTCGCGGTGAGAGAACTGGCAATTTCACACCCACAATCATCAGTATCTAGCCAGCTGACAATCAGCCTTGGCGCGGCTGTCACGACTCAATTTGAGTGTAGCTCAGTGGATGAATTACTCCAGCATGCAGATCAAGCCCTATACCTGGCAAAATCAGCAGGACGAAACAACGCCATGTTGTGGAGATCATCGTCTCCCTAA
- the aspA gene encoding aspartate ammonia-lyase encodes MTVMYSFAEGTRSETDLLGSKEIPNDAYYGIHTLRAIENFNISNEKIGDCVEFVRGMVKTKKAAAMANAELGTIPNDIAESIIKACDTLLATDEYYSQFPVDAFQGGAGTSVNMNTNEVIANIALEQLGQAKGSYSHINPNDHVNKSQSTNDAYPTGFRVALFERTNTVLEALSLLIDTLLAKSEEFSDVLKMGRTQLQDAVPMTLGQEFRAFGITLKEEIKSIRRCQELLLEINLGATAIGTGLNTPDGYSALAIAKLAEITGHDFVPAEDLVEATSDCGAYVMLSSALKRFAIKLSKICNDLRLLSSGPRTGLNEINLPEMQAGSSIMPAKVNPVIPEVVNQVAFKVCGNDLTITMAAEAGQLQLNVMEPVIGQCLFESLSLLENACFSLKDKCIQGITANRETCQEFVLNSIGIITYLNPFIGHHEGDIIGKICAETGKNVREVVLERGLLCEEELDEIFSIENLMNPQYKAQRFIK; translated from the coding sequence ATGACAGTAATGTATAGCTTCGCAGAAGGCACACGTTCAGAAACCGATCTATTAGGCTCAAAAGAGATCCCCAATGATGCTTACTACGGCATTCATACCTTAAGAGCGATAGAAAACTTTAACATCAGTAATGAGAAAATTGGCGATTGCGTCGAATTTGTTCGCGGCATGGTAAAAACCAAGAAAGCCGCAGCCATGGCCAATGCCGAACTTGGCACCATCCCCAATGATATTGCCGAGTCAATCATTAAGGCCTGTGACACTTTATTAGCTACCGATGAGTATTACTCACAATTTCCGGTTGACGCTTTTCAGGGCGGGGCCGGTACGTCGGTCAACATGAACACCAATGAAGTCATTGCCAATATAGCCCTAGAGCAGCTTGGCCAGGCTAAAGGTAGCTATAGCCATATCAATCCCAACGATCATGTGAATAAGAGCCAGAGCACTAACGACGCTTATCCAACGGGGTTCCGCGTTGCCCTGTTTGAGCGAACCAATACTGTGCTTGAGGCATTATCTTTGCTGATTGATACCTTACTGGCTAAATCTGAAGAATTCAGTGATGTCTTGAAGATGGGGCGTACTCAGCTGCAAGATGCAGTGCCTATGACTTTAGGTCAAGAGTTCCGCGCTTTCGGTATCACGCTTAAAGAAGAGATCAAAAGCATTAGACGTTGTCAGGAGCTATTGCTAGAGATTAACTTAGGCGCGACGGCGATTGGGACCGGGCTCAATACCCCTGATGGTTACTCGGCCTTGGCGATAGCTAAACTTGCCGAGATCACCGGTCACGACTTCGTGCCCGCAGAGGATTTGGTTGAGGCAACCTCAGACTGTGGTGCCTATGTCATGCTATCGAGCGCGTTGAAGCGCTTTGCTATTAAGTTATCCAAAATCTGTAACGATTTACGTTTGCTGTCGTCCGGGCCGCGTACAGGCTTAAATGAGATCAACTTACCAGAGATGCAGGCGGGTTCATCCATCATGCCAGCTAAAGTCAATCCTGTTATCCCTGAAGTGGTGAATCAGGTGGCATTCAAGGTTTGTGGCAATGATTTGACCATCACCATGGCTGCAGAAGCGGGGCAGTTACAGCTCAACGTCATGGAGCCTGTGATAGGTCAATGCCTGTTCGAGTCTCTTTCTCTGCTGGAAAATGCCTGTTTTTCATTGAAAGACAAATGTATTCAAGGCATCACGGCAAATCGCGAAACCTGTCAGGAGTTTGTACTAAATTCTATCGGCATCATAACTTACCTCAATCCTTTTATTGGTCACCATGAAGGTGACATCATAGGTAAAATCTGTGCAGAAACCGGTAAGAATGTCCGTGAAGTGGTATTGGAAAGAGGCCTGCTTTGTGAGGAAGAACTCGATGAAATATTTTCAATCGAAAACCTAATGAACCCGCAGTACAAGGCTCAACGCTTCATTAAATAG
- a CDS encoding dihydrodipicolinate synthase family protein, producing the protein MNKTLELTGIIGYPITPFSDVTGAVNILQLQGIIDGLISSGSSAIAALGSAGEGAYLNTAEWEETALATIHHVADRVPVIIGISELTTPDAVARAVFADKAGVKAVMVSPMSYYKLSEDEIFAHYQAISDAISVPIMVYNNPSTSGIDMSPEFMCKMVNSITNVTMVKESSGDIRRMHQLHMLSNGTLPFYNGCNYLALEAINAGAKGWCSAAPILIGDLPKQLFDSIKSGDNNKARNLFYQQITFLEFIVKQGLAASIKVGLKLQGTDVGSPRLPLKDLPAREHVALRRILVDLGRFN; encoded by the coding sequence ATGAATAAGACTTTAGAACTGACCGGGATCATAGGATATCCCATCACCCCTTTCTCTGATGTCACAGGTGCCGTCAATATTTTGCAGCTGCAAGGCATCATCGATGGATTAATCTCGTCGGGATCGAGTGCCATCGCAGCATTAGGCAGCGCAGGAGAAGGGGCGTATCTGAATACCGCCGAGTGGGAAGAAACGGCATTAGCCACCATACATCATGTGGCGGATAGAGTGCCCGTTATCATCGGCATTTCTGAGCTAACAACTCCCGATGCCGTTGCTCGGGCTGTATTTGCCGATAAGGCGGGGGTGAAAGCCGTCATGGTATCGCCTATGTCGTATTACAAGCTGAGTGAAGATGAGATTTTTGCTCATTACCAGGCCATCTCTGATGCGATTTCTGTGCCTATCATGGTCTATAATAATCCGTCGACCAGTGGCATAGACATGTCACCGGAATTTATGTGCAAGATGGTCAACAGTATTACCAATGTGACCATGGTCAAGGAAAGCAGTGGTGACATTCGCAGGATGCATCAACTCCATATGCTCTCTAATGGCACACTACCTTTCTACAATGGTTGTAATTATCTGGCTTTAGAAGCCATTAATGCTGGGGCTAAAGGTTGGTGCAGTGCGGCGCCGATATTGATAGGTGATCTGCCTAAGCAATTGTTCGATAGCATCAAGAGTGGTGACAATAACAAGGCCAGAAACCTCTTCTACCAGCAGATCACTTTTCTGGAGTTTATCGTTAAGCAAGGCTTGGCCGCGAGTATCAAAGTTGGCTTGAAACTTCAAGGAACCGATGTGGGCTCCCCCAGATTGCCGTTAAAAGACTTACCCGCGAGAGAACATGTGGCCTTGAGAAGAATTCTGGTCGACTTAGGCCGATTCAATTAA
- a CDS encoding cupin domain-containing protein, with the protein MTTKKFSSADFGETKSSLQAHLPQVLAHKAVEKNDVSNTFSKERKHPVHIVNLPSNSISMTIGGLLPGDRSNRHRHSYETLAYILEGEGYSMIEDQKIDWQAGDVIYIPNWAWHHHVNTNPTHPAKYLACENAPMLQNLGQLAIREEA; encoded by the coding sequence ATGACTACAAAAAAATTCAGTTCAGCAGATTTTGGTGAAACCAAATCGAGTTTGCAAGCGCATTTACCTCAAGTTCTAGCCCATAAAGCGGTAGAGAAAAATGATGTAAGCAACACCTTTTCTAAAGAACGTAAACACCCAGTGCATATCGTCAACTTGCCGAGTAATTCTATCAGCATGACCATCGGCGGTTTGTTGCCTGGTGACAGATCTAATCGCCATCGACACAGCTATGAAACCTTGGCTTATATTCTCGAAGGAGAAGGCTACTCAATGATTGAAGATCAAAAAATCGACTGGCAGGCCGGTGATGTTATCTATATCCCTAACTGGGCTTGGCATCACCATGTTAATACCAACCCAACTCACCCGGCTAAATATCTGGCCTGTGAAAATGCCCCCATGTTACAGAACCTTGGTCAACTGGCTATCAGAGAGGAAGCATAA
- a CDS encoding LysR substrate-binding domain-containing protein, which translates to MELRHFRYFKVVAELQHFHQAADALCISQPALSNQIKQFEDELGTKLFNRVGRRVEISEAGSLVLTSITHILNDVDRMKDAVAEIHSGVAGTLRVGVIQSVNALYTQELALAFDSICPNVALSIEELSNDEITTKVEQGELDIGIGFAHGPVYKHLAFTELFKEKWSLICSLSQANSAKRVLNGESHDLKAILLPNHFETRRIVNKYFLEHNIPVNNITELNSIIRILAFVRSSRSFTILPSSFAALSGIEPLQSFDLSSAITPRVVGMLQAQDRVTKRSASLFVEVLTEQLSGI; encoded by the coding sequence ATGGAACTCAGACATTTTCGTTATTTTAAGGTGGTTGCTGAGTTGCAACACTTTCACCAAGCCGCCGATGCCCTATGCATCTCACAGCCAGCACTCTCTAATCAGATTAAACAGTTTGAGGATGAGCTCGGCACTAAGCTATTTAATCGAGTCGGCAGACGTGTCGAAATTTCAGAAGCTGGCAGCCTGGTTCTGACATCAATCACCCATATTTTAAATGACGTAGACAGAATGAAAGATGCCGTTGCCGAAATACATTCAGGTGTGGCTGGCACATTACGAGTCGGCGTGATCCAGTCCGTTAACGCCTTATATACTCAGGAGCTGGCCCTAGCCTTCGACAGCATTTGCCCCAATGTTGCCCTCAGCATCGAAGAGCTGTCTAATGATGAGATAACCACTAAGGTAGAACAGGGTGAGTTGGACATAGGTATAGGCTTCGCCCATGGTCCGGTTTACAAGCACTTGGCCTTTACCGAGCTGTTCAAGGAAAAATGGAGCCTTATCTGCTCACTGTCGCAAGCAAATTCGGCCAAGCGGGTATTGAATGGTGAAAGCCATGATCTCAAAGCGATACTGCTTCCCAATCATTTCGAAACCCGCAGGATAGTGAATAAATACTTTCTCGAGCATAATATCCCAGTCAATAACATCACAGAACTCAATTCCATCATACGTATTCTGGCTTTTGTGCGTAGCAGTCGATCCTTTACCATATTACCAAGTTCATTTGCGGCGCTATCAGGCATAGAGCCGCTGCAGTCATTTGACTTGAGCTCGGCCATTACCCCCAGAGTCGTCGGCATGTTACAGGCACAAGATAGAGTAACTAAGCGCTCCGCCAGCCTATTTGTCGAGGTCTTAACTGAGCAACTATCGGGAATTTAA
- a CDS encoding GGDEF domain-containing protein: protein MDKLTKIQAPDLLSFLSNNSPMLQLMIDTLPVPIFYKDVAGVYLGCNKAFEDFIKLTREQMIGRSVYELFDKELADVYQQADQALFDEPGIQVYEKQIRSKEGDELFVKFHKTSFFDLDNEVAGLIGVIFDITEQKRLEAVLTKQASFDDLTGLFNRREGLKQGEMIHKIASRGEGHLAVLMLDLDHFKQVNDKYGHQIGDRALQFVSKTLKENSRMSDVLIRYGGEEFMIIISGSSEDGAAALAEYYRSSLASSPMILEDGKKLRLTVSIGLSYYRHQSLGQLIHEADTALYEAKARNRNTVCSF from the coding sequence ATGGATAAATTGACCAAGATACAAGCGCCCGATCTGTTATCGTTTCTATCGAATAACAGTCCTATGCTACAGCTAATGATAGACACCTTGCCTGTGCCTATCTTCTATAAAGATGTTGCCGGGGTTTATCTTGGTTGTAATAAGGCCTTCGAAGATTTTATCAAGCTCACCAGAGAGCAGATGATTGGTCGCAGCGTTTACGAACTGTTCGACAAAGAGCTAGCCGATGTATACCAGCAAGCCGATCAGGCCTTGTTCGATGAACCTGGCATTCAAGTTTATGAGAAACAGATCCGCTCTAAAGAAGGTGACGAGCTGTTCGTTAAATTCCATAAGACCAGTTTTTTTGATCTGGACAACGAGGTTGCCGGCCTTATCGGGGTGATTTTTGACATCACCGAACAAAAAAGGCTCGAAGCCGTATTAACTAAGCAAGCCAGCTTCGATGATCTCACCGGACTCTTTAATCGCCGTGAAGGATTGAAGCAGGGGGAGATGATACATAAGATAGCCTCTCGCGGCGAGGGGCATTTGGCTGTACTCATGTTAGATCTCGATCATTTTAAGCAAGTGAATGATAAATATGGTCATCAGATCGGCGATCGTGCCCTGCAATTCGTCTCTAAAACCCTCAAAGAGAACAGTCGTATGTCTGATGTGCTCATTCGCTATGGTGGTGAAGAGTTTATGATCATCATCTCAGGCAGTAGCGAAGATGGCGCAGCGGCATTGGCGGAATATTATCGGTCAAGTTTAGCCAGTTCTCCCATGATCTTAGAGGATGGGAAAAAATTGAGATTAACCGTAAGTATTGGCTTGTCATATTATCGCCATCAATCCCTAGGTCAGTTGATCCATGAAGCCGATACCGCCCTGTATGAGGCGAAAGCCAGAAACAGAAATACCGTATGCAGCTTCTAA